The Desulfobacterales bacterium DNA window GAACAGGGCCTGGGCCAGCAGCACCCGCACCTTGTCGCTGCCGTCAAGCTCCTTCATCTTTTTCTCTCGCATCTCTTCCGGGATACCAAGACCGTTTAACAGCGTTGCCGCCTCTGCCTCGGCCTCATAGCCGTTTATTTCACCGAATGTATCCTCCAGCTCTCCGGAACGGATGCCGTCTTCTTCGCTAAAATCCGCCTTGGCATAGAGGGCCTCGCGCTCGGCCATCACCTTGTAGAGCTTCTTATGGCCCATGATCACGGTATTGAAAACAGTGTGCCCGTCAAAGGCGAACTGATCCTGGTTGAGTACCGCAATGCGCTGTCGCGGCCCCTTGCTGATCCGGCCCCGATCAGGCTCAAGCTGACCGGCCAGGATCTTCAGAAAGGTCGATTTGCCGGCGCCGTTCGCCCCGATCAGGCCATAGCAGTTGCCAGGGGTGAACTTGATATTAACGTCCTGAAAGATGACCCTCTTGCCATAGGAGAGAGCAACATTGGCTGCGGTTATCATGGTCGTGTCCTCATAAAAAAGCCGCAAGGAGACTCCCCGTGGCATAGATTGTTCTCGGTCGGGAAAGGCTGGAGGAAGCGGTACCCCGGGTTGAGTTGTTTATATGAAAATCTTCCCGGACAACGCCCGGTGTTAGAGCAGGTTTTGATTGTTACGAGTCCATCAATTTTGATGAACTGGTAACAACCCGAAAGGCTTCAAATGCCACCCAATAAAATCAACAAGTTACAAGACGAATCACGTCCGTCGAGCGGGTTGTTGCAAGACCGACAATTTTGATCCAGCCATGCTGGTTAATCTTCCGGCGGCAACGGGTTCTCATTTTCCCCGGCGGCATCCTTCTGTTTCTCCAGCTTGCGCTTCTTTTTTTCCTCTTTCTTTTTTTTCTTTGCCAGTTCTTTCTGGCGCTTTTGAAACGAATAGTTTGTTCTGGCCATGACCATCTCCTTATTTATGGTTGGCGTTCAGCCTACAAGACACCCCTGTAAAAAAAGACCCCGCAAAATGCGGGGTCTTTGCCATGGTCGATATCTGTTCTTACTGCTGAACAACGTTGGCCGCGGCCGGTCCCTTGGGGCCGTCGACAATGTCGAAGGTTACCCGGGCGCCTTCCTGAAGAGATTTAAAGCCGTCGCTCTGGATTGCGGAGTGATGGACGAAAACATCGTTGCCGCCGTCCTGCTCAATAAAACCAAAGCCCTTTGCATCGTTAAACCATTTAACTGTTCCTTCTGCCATCTTGTACTACTCCTTTGTGCTGGGTTCCCTGGGGAACCGCTTTTTAAGTGAGCCGGATCATCAAAATACGGCCCGGTAACGGTTTTGTTGCCAAAACTGGATGTTATACTGTTACGCCCCGGCCGCGAGGCCACGGACCAGGTCAAGAAGACGGCCGGGACAGGCAACAACACTCTCCGCAGCCCCACCTTGTTGCGCGGCCCGCCTTTATCTTGTTCTGGCTGAATTTTTTTATGTTGCTGCCGCAAATTGTTGGGGGAAATAGCTGCTGAGGATACCGGGGAAGGGGGTTGCTCAGGGTTACGCTCCAAAACTCGGGGCAAAATATTAAGTTGTGGTTACAGTTTCTGTTACCAGCCCTGTCCTTGTCGCTCATCGCGGGGCCGCGCCTCTTTAACCACTAAATGGCGGTCGTTGACTCTTTTGCCATGCAGTGTTTTCAAGGCGTTGCAGCCATCCTCCCGGTTCAGCATCTTGACATAGCCGAAACATTTTGACTGGCGGGTAAAGTAGTTGTTAATGATCCTGGCGCTGACCACCGCGCCATGGGAGGAAAAAAGCGTCCCAAGCTCGGAATCGGTCATGGTGTAGATCAGGTTGCCAACATATAGTTTCATGCTGCTCTCCTTAATTTAAGTGATCAGCAAAAAAACTTCTCTTCAACGATGGCGAACGATGCGGGAAAAGAACAACGTGGGCAGGGCGGAAAAACGTGAAAGAGTATGCTTCTACTTAAAGTAGAATTAAATATATCCACCCGAAGATACTCTGTAGTTTGTTTTCTGGCAAGCAAAAAACAACCAGGCCGGGGAATGGTTGAACCCGGCGGCCGGCTCCGCCTACCTGACCCGCCTTTTTTTGACTTTCCCGGATCCCGGCTTTTTGCGTAGACCATCGAGCAGATGACCCAGGGCCAGCAGGGGGTGGCGCCGGATCATCCGGGGACCGCTGTAGCGCATCACCTCGCGGATACGCTCCCGCATCTTCGGCTGATAACAGTGGACCGGACAGTTGCCGCAGGAGGTCTTGTTTTCCTGGAAGGGACAATGAGCGAGCCGCAGCCGGGCGTATTCGAGGAGCTTTCGGCATTCTTCACAAAGGCCGGGCCCGGTCCGGTGATGGTCCCGGCAGTAGATAGCGATCATTGCGGCAACGGTCTTGCGTTCCCGCTGGATGCGCGGATGGATCCGGGACATGGCCTGCACCTGAAGTTTTGTAACCGTTCACCAGGGGCTACAGATTTACGGAAACCACCGGCCGGTAAGCGTTTACCAATGCCACGGATTCGTGCAAGCAGGCCGGCGAATCCATAGTATGGCTATGTGAGCCGGCCTGATCGTGCGAAGATGGGGTGCTGGTGAACGCTTACGAAGTTTTTGCTTAATCGAGTGGCTGCCGGGCCGGATACCGTAGAATCAAGCGGCCGGCCTCGACGGGTTCAATCCCCAGGCTGGCGGCGATCTCGCTCCAGCTCTTCCCCTCCCGGGTATACATCGCCGCGATCTCCCCCGGCTGCCGGTTGCCGGCATGGGCCAGGATAAGGAGCAGGTTTATCTCCCTTTGGTTGAGCCCGGATTTTCTGAACATCCTGATCAGCTCCAGCGGCACGGCATAGAAGCCGGCAATGAGCTGGTCGGCAACCAGGTCCCCGGCCTCGGCAACTGAAACCGAAGATTCGATAGCCTCCAGCACTGGATCTTGTCTTGTTTTTTCATCCATTGCCAGGCCGGCGACAATCTCTGCCCAGGATTGCCCCTGTCGGCGAAGTTCAAGCAGCGACCGCAGATCAACCCCGGCTGCTCCGGCGATCTTCAGGCCGACCAGCAGGTCGTTCCGGCCGACCCCCTGTTTCATCTTGAGCATCACGATCTCCCTTTTGGGCACTGCAAAGGAGCGGGCCAGCAGGCTGTTGAAGCTGGTGGCCAGGATATAGTCGTCAGCGGCAAACCGGTCGCCGGGGTTATAGCCGCGCTGGGTAAAACAGTGGCAGCTGATGGCGCTTTCCGCCCCCGGGCTGCCGGCCGCTGCCAGGAAGAAAAGAAAAAAAACAGTAAAAAAAAGGGTTGTAATGGCGACCAGCCGCTTCATGTTCGGTCTCCTTGTCCGCGCCCCATGCCTTTGTCGAGTTCCTGAAACAGGGCCAGCTCGCGCTGGGCCGTGGTCTCCCAGGAGTAGAACTTCTTGATCAGTTGCGCCCCGTTTTCAGAGAACCGGTTCCAGAGCCGCCGGTCGGTAAGCAGCCGGCAACAGGCATCACCGATGGCGGTGGTGTCCCGGGGATCGACCAGCAGTCCGCACTTGCAGTTCCTGATAATCTCCACCGGGCCGCCGTTGTTGGTGACCACCACCGGCAGGCCGGTGGCGCCAGCCTCGAGAATGGTGATCCCGAATGGCTCATGAAAGGCGGGATTGACAAAAACCCCCTTGGAATCGTAGACGATCCGGTAGATCTCGCCGCCCTCGGTCTTGTACTCCAGATGCCTGATGATACAGAATCTGGGCCCAAGTTCGTACCTGGCCACCATGTCCATGATCTCTTCCATCAGCACCCTTTCGTTTTTACCCATCTTGCCCAGGGTGCCGGCAACCATCACCAGGTTGGCCAGCTCCCGCAGCTCCTTGTTAAAGGCATAGGCCTTGACCAGGCTGATCAGGTTTTTCCGGTATTCCAGCCGGCTGATGGTAAAGACCATCGGCTTGTCCGGCTCGGCCAGTTCATCGGCCAGCAACCTGTTGAGACGGACCCGGGCGCCGGGGTCCCATTCGTTCTCAAGCCCGTTGGGATAGAACTTCTCCAGGTTCACCCCCGGCGGGATCACATGGAAGCGCGGGTCCTCGATATTGATCTGGTACATATTGTACTGGCAGAGCCGTTCCTCGTCAGTGCTGACCACGATGGCCGCGGCAGTGTCAATGGCCTCCTGCTCGGCCTTGAGCCGCTCGCTGAAGTGATACTCTTTGTCCATGTCGGCAAAATTTGCATCATTGACCCCGATCCGGCTCATCTTGGGCTTGCCCAGGGAATGAGCGGTGTGGACCTGGGGGATGCCCAGTTCCCTGGAGAGCCGGGCGCAGACCAGGCCGGAGTCGGCGTAGTTGCTGTGCAGGATGTCCGGTTTACGGCCGATCCTGTCGATATATTTCCTGCAATTGGCAATGAATTCATCAAGATAGGGCCACAGTTCCACCTTCATCAGGTACCGTGCGGGACCGCACTCGATCCGGACGATGTTTACCTTGTCGGCCACCGGCTCGATCACCTGGTCATAGCCGGGATACTGGGGATCCATGATCCGCCGGACAATGATGTCCACCTTGTCCACTGCCTCCAGTTTGGCCAGTTGCGCGGCCAGGTAGCGGACATAGATGATCTGGCCGCCGGTGTCCTCATCGCGGCCCAGCTCCAGGTTCTCGCTGCGAAACAACCCGTGCATGCTGTGCATCTGGATATAGAGCCCCATGCCTACTCCCCTTGTTCCGTGAACAGTTGAAAGTGAAAACAGCCTTCCATGACCCCGTTGACAAAGTCTGCCGAGGCAAAAAAGATCCGCGCCTCAATCCCCTTCTGCCGGGCCAGGCGCCGCGCCTCGGCCTTGACCGGTTCGGCGGTGTTGTTGACCACGATGGCGTTAAAACCGCTGACAAAGGCCGGCAGGTCATTGCCCGAATCCCCGGCATAGACGACCCGCTCCCGGGCCAGGCCCAAAACCTGGCGGAGATAGCCAAGGGCATAATCCTTGGCCGCGCTCTCCGGCAGCACATCCACCAGGCCGATATTTTTTCCGGAATCCACGCTGTAGATGATATTGGCCTTGACGCCGCTTTCAGCCAGCCGTTCCCGGATCCCGTCGATAACCCGCCGCTGTTCCTCGGTGCGGGCCAGATAATAGCTCTGCTTGAACTCCTTCTGCCGCTCAGGCTCCTGCACGGTCAGCAGGGGGATGTCAACGAGCAGCCGGCCGATATCCCTGCCGGTCAGCCCGTGCCAGCTCTTTTTCAGTTCAGCACGAAAGCCCTGGTCCGGCTGCCACCTGTTTTCCCGGTAAAAGTAGATCGAGGTGCCCACGTCGCAGACCAGGATGTCGGGCCGGGGCAGGCGGTACCGCTCAACCCCGGCCAGGGCCAGTTGCAGATGGCGACCGGTGACATAGGCCAGGCCGACATTTTCATGGCGCTGGAGCAACCGGGTGAACCGTTCGATTTCGCTGGCCCGTTTCGGCTGATCGTCAAGCGGGATGACCGTGCCGTCCATATCACTTGCCAGGAGTGTGTTTTTCTTCATCTGCCCTCTGTGCCGATTCCAGCCGGACACTCCTCAGGGTGCGCAACAGTGATATTTAGCTGAACCGTTGACAGCTTGAGGTGATATTCCATCCAATTTATGGTAGTATTATTGACCGCCACCCCTGATCAACGGAGAATAAAAAACATGACCTTTTCCTGTGGCAACCATGATTTTGAAACAGATAGCTGTACAAAATTAAAGACAAAATGCATCATGGGTAGACGTGGCTGCGTTCTGGAGGGCAAGGTGCGGGTCAGCGAAGAAATCCTCAAGCGACTGGAAGAGCTGGAAAAAACCGCCGCAATTAAAAAAAGCCGCCCCAGGCCGAGAAGATGAACCCGACGCCAGCCCCACCGGATGACAGTTTCCGGATCAGGTGCCCGAGACTGGGCCACCAGATCCACTTTTCTTACTGCCGCCGGGAAAACCTGGGCATCCCCTGCGCCAAGACCCTTGACTGCTGGTATCCCTATTTCCCGGTGCAGGATTTTTTACAACAGGAGCTTACTCCCACGGAATGGCGCAACGCCTTTGCCGCGCCGGTAAAAGCAAAAATAGTCTCCCTGGCGGAGCTGATCGAACAGGCGCGGAAAAGGGCAAAAAAATAATCCGTTGGCCGCGCCTATTTCCAGAACCGCCAGCCCTTGGCAGGGGGGCTGGCAAAGAGATCCAGCACCTCCTTGCGCCGATGCAGCCGGGCCAGCTCGACAGGCGTATGGCCCTGGACAGTGACCAGGTCGGGCACCTTGCCGTGCTCAAGCAGCAGCCGGGCAATCTCCTCATTGCCGGTCAAGGCAACAATATGAAACAGGGTCCAGCCGGCCACGGTGGCCGCGTTGAGATCACCGCCCCGGGCGAGCAGGGCGCGGACCACATCCGCCTGTCCTTCCTGGCAGGCGATATGGAGCGGGGTGACGCCGCCGCCGAAATCAACATCCAGGGCAACACCCTGGTCGAGCAATTCCTCCACCTGCTCGACCGACCCCTCTTCCACTGCCCGGCGAAAATCATCCAACAATGACTGCTCTCCCTGCTCTTTCATCTCTTCTCTGCTGGAAACGGACATTCCAACTCCTTTCTGGGTAGACCCGGATTATTGTCCTTTTTCGTTGCGGCTGTCTTCCCCCGGCCCTGCTGATGTATCGGCAGGCTAAAAGATCTGCCGCCAAAAAGCAACCGGTCCGCAACCAGGCACCCGCTTTTCCGCCTCCCTTGCTTTCCGCAACAAATTCCCGTAAGCTAGCCGGCCATGAAAAAGGGAACCAAAACCGTGGCCGTGGCCACCCTGGGCTGCAAGGTGAACCAGTTCGAGTCCGCCTCCTTTTTAAGCGACTTTGTCGAGCAGGGGCTGGAGCAGGTTCCGTTCAGCCAGGCGGCCGATATCTACGTGATCAACACCTGCGCGGTCACGGCCAAGGCCGCGGCCCAGTCCCGGCAGATGATCCGCCGGGCCCAACGGGCCAACCCAAGTGCAAAAATCGTGGTCACCGGCTGCTATGCCCAGGTGGAACCGGACACCATCCGGGAGATCACCCGGGGCGACTGCTCCTGCCTGGTGGCCAATCACCAGAAACACCACCTGGTCGCCACCGCTCTCAACCAAACCGCCCCGGACTTTGACCCGGAGATCGGCCGGGAAAAAGAAATCAGCCCCCTGCGGGTGAAACGCTTTGCCGGCCGCAGCCGGCCCTTTCTCAAGATCCAGGACGGCTGCAACAACTTCTGTTCCTACTGTATCGTCCCCCATGCCCGGGGCCGCAGCCGTTCCCTGGCCCCGGAGGCGGTGCTCGCCCAGGCCCGGCAATTCGTTGCGGCCGGGTATCGGGAAATGGTGGTCACCGGCATCCACGTGGGCGCCTATGGCCGAGATCTGTGCCCCAGGGTCTCGCTCACCGGGATCCTTGAACAACTGGCCCGGGCAACCCCTGGGATCCGCTACCGGATCAGCTCGCTGGAGCCCAGTGAAATATCAACGGAACTGCTCCGGCTGATGGCTGAAACCCCGGCCCTGATGGACCATCTCCATATCCCGCTGCAGAGCGGCGACGACATTATTCTCAAACAGATGCGCCGTTGCTATTCGACCCGGGAATTCAAGGAGATTGTCTTGGCGGTCCGCCAGGCCCTGCCAGCGGCGGCCATTGGCGTTGATCTGCTCACCGGCTTTCCCGGTGAGGACGAACAGGCCTTTTACAACACCTGCGAGTTGATCGACCAGCTACCGGTCACCTATCTCCACGTTTTTCCCTATTCCCGGCGGCCGTCCACCCCGGCGGCGACAATGGCCGGCCAGGTCGGCAAGGCGACCAGGGATGAACGGGTGGCGGTTCTGCGGCAGCTGGGTGAAAAAAAGAAAATCGCCTTTTATCGCAGCCAACTGGGCACCCTCCACCAGGTGCTGGTTGAGGGCGGGCGCCATCGGCCCGGCCTGCTTAAGGGATTTTCCGGCAACTACATCCCGGTGACCATCAAGGGTCCGGCCCCGGCCGCCAACCAGGTACTGACCGTCCGGCTTGAAAAACTGCTTGATGATGGAACCGTGCTCGGCACGACTTTCATATAAACGACCCGGCACCCAGCCCTTTTTCCCCATCTAATCCATTGTCATTTCAGCCCTGGACTGCTAGTATATAAATTCGTGCGCTATCGTATTCTATTTCTAGCCAAGTCAACATGTTACGTTTATATTTATCTGCGCCATGATCGGGGAAATCATTGCCATCGGAGATGAATTGACCTCCGGCCGGGTGTTGAACACCAACAGCCGCTTTGCCGCGGGCCAGCTTTTTGCGGCCGGCCACGAGATCAAGGCGATGACCACGGTGCGGGACACGGCCGCGGAGATCGGCGAGGTGCTGAAGCGGGCGCTCCGCCGCTCTGATTTCGTCATTGTCACCGGCGGCCTGGGGGCCACCAGCGATGACCGTACCACCGAGGCGGTTGCCGATGTTCTCGACCGGCCGACCACCCTGTACCCCGAGATCCTCAAAAAGATCAGCAACAGCCTGAAACAGCGGAACGGACCGGAGCCGCAGACCCTGGAAAAACTTGCCTGGCTCCCGGAAGGGGCAGAAGTGCTGAAGCCCGAGGCCAGAATGGCCGGCTACCTGCTGGTACACGACCGGAAACCGATCTTCTTCCTGCCCGGAGTACCGCACGAGATGCGGGAGTTGATGGCCGACCGGGTCCTGCCCCGGCTGGCGCTCATGGCCGGCAAGACCGCCTGCGCGGTCCGGCAACGGATCTACAAGCTCTTCGGCCTGCCGGAAATCGAGATCAACCGCCGGCTGCGCGAGCTGGAAAAAAGTGATCCCCGGGTGCGGCTCGGTTATTATCCCGAGTTTCCCGAGGTCCATCTCAGCCTGACGGTGATGGCCGACCGGGCCGGGGAGGCGGACTCGCTCTTTGCCCGGTTTTCTCAAGAGATCGAGGCCTGCCTCAGGGAACACATCTTTGCCCGTGACGGGGAGACCATGGAAGCGGTGGTGGGAGGCCTGCTCCTTGACCGCAACCTGACCCTGGCCCTGGCCGAATCCTGCTCCGGCGGGTTGATCGCCCACAAGATCACCTCAATTGCCGGCAGCTCCGGCTATTTCCCCGGCGGGGTGGTGGCCTACAGCAATGATTTAAAGGAGTCCCTGCTCGGAGTGGATCCGGTGATTCTTGTTGAACAGGGGGCGGTAAGCGATGCCTGCGCCCGGGCCATGGCCGCCGGGATACGGCAGCGCACCAGGGCCGGCCTCGGCCTGGCGGTCACCGGCATTGCCGGCCCCAGCGGCGGCAGCGCCGACAAACCGGTGGGCACCGTATTCTTCGGCCTGAGCGACCAGGAGGACAGCAGGGCCTTCAGATTCCATTTTTCCGGCAACCGCCGGCAAATTCAGGAACACACCGCAGTGACCGGCCTGGACATCGTCCGCCGCTATCTTCTCGGGTTGCCGCTGACTAGTGTCCGTCCAGAAATGAGCAATTTTGTTCAAGATCAAGGATCGCGGTAAGGTTTCGGTAAACCCCGTACGTTTGAGGTTGGACCGGGAAAGGGGTTTTCTTATAGCGAACGGTATAGCGGACCCTGAGCCGCAGCCGTGACGGCAAAAGCGGAAATTGAAACAACTTCGGCATGATATGCTTATGGCTTCCGAATCGCCGCCGCGGCGAAGCGAGTTCCTGCTTGATAGCCTGTTTATGAACAGCCGTCCCTTCTCAAAGGAGCGGCCGTTGGTAGAAGAAGACCCCTTTCCCGACAGGAGGGGATTTACTGAATGTTGATGAACTCGTAACAACCCGAAAGGCTTCAAATGCCACCCAATAAAATCAACAAGTTACAAGACGAATCACGTCCGTCGAGCGGGTTGTTGCGAGACCGACAATGTTTACGGATCGCGAAAAAATAACCGGAGTCATATAACTGATATTACGAGGATTATTTTTTGAGCATGACGCCGAGATTGGGCGAAGGGGCCATTTCTGGATGGGCACTGACTAACCAGCATGGCAGGACCAAACTTTATGGCCGCGGCCACAACCAACAATATGAACCCCAATAAAAAAAACTTCCAGGAGCGCATTATGAGCCGTGATGCAAAGAGCAAGACCCTTGAAAATGCCATGTACCAGATCCAGAAACAGTTCGGCAAGGGCGCAATCATGCGTTTGGGATCCCAGAAGACCGAGGCGATCCCGGTCATTCCCTCGGGCTCCTTGAGTCTTGATATCGCCCTGGGGGTGGGCGGCATGCCCAGGGGCCGGGTCACGGAGATCTACGGCCCCGAGTCATCGGGCAAGACCACCCTGGGCCTGCACGCCATTGCCGAGGCCCAGAAACGGGGCGGGGTGGCGGCCTTTATCGATGCCGAACATGCCCTGGACACCGCCTATGCCGGCCAGTTGGGGGTCAATATCGATGACCTGCTGGTCTCCCAGCCGGATTACGGCGAACAGGCCCTGGAAATCACCGAGGTCCTGATTCGCAGCGGCGCGGTGGACGTGATCGTGGTCGACTCGGTGGCCGCCCTGGTGCCCAAGGCCGAGATCGACGGCAATGTCGGCGACCAGCACGTGGGGCTCCAGGCCCGGCTGATGTCCCATGCGATGCGCAAATTCACCTCAGTGCTCAAGCGGAGCAACACCGCGCTGATCTTCATCAACCAGATCCGGATCAAGATCGGGGTGATGTTCGGCAACCCGGAGACCACCCCGGGCGGCAATGCCTTGAAATTCTACAGCTCGGTGCGACTGGACATCCGCAGGATCGCCACCATCAAGGACGGCCAGGAGTCCATCGGCTCCCGGACCAGGGTCAAGGTGGTGAAGAACAAGGTGGCGCCGCCGTTCAAGCTGGCGGAATTTGATATCGCCTATGGCGAGGGGATCTCCAAGATCGGCGATATCCTCGACCTGGCCGTGGGCCTGGATATCATTGAAAAGAGCGGGGCCTGGTACTCATACGGCGGCGAGCGCATCGGCCAGGGCCGGGAGAATGCCAAGAGTTTTCTCAAGGAACATCCGCAAATGACCGATGAGATCGAGAACAAGGTCCGGCTGGGATACGGCCTGACCGCGGCAACCGGGCAAAAGACAGAGGACAGAGGACAGGGGACGGAAAAAATATAAATTTTTACTTTCAGCGTTCGTCATCGGGATAGCCGTCGGGATTGGCCTGCTGCCAGCGCCAGGTGTCAACGCACATCTCGGCCACCCCCTTTTCCGCCTGCCAGCCCAATTCCCGCCGGGCCAGGCCCGGATCGGCATAGCATACCGCGATATCACCCGGCCGCCGGTCCACCACCCGGTAGGGAATCGGCCGGCCGCTGGCCTCACCAAAGGCGGCGACCATCTCCAGCACGCTTAGACCGCGGCCGGTGCCGAGATTATAGACAAATACCCCGGGCCGGCCGGTCAGCGCATCCAGGGCCTTGAGATGGCCCTGGGCCAGATCCACCACATGGATATAGTCGCGGACCCCGGTGCCGTCCGGGGTGGGGTAGTCGTTGCCATATACAAAAAGCTCGGGCAGCCGGCCCACCGCCACCTGGGCGATATAGGGCACGAGATTGTTGGGGATGCCGCGCGGGTCCTCGCCGATCCGGCCGCTTTCATGGGCCCCCACCGGGTTGAAATAACGGAGCAGGCCGATACTCCAGTCCGGTTCGGCAACCTGCAGGTCCCTCAGAATCTCCTCGATCATCAGCTTGCTGCGGCCATAGGGATTGGTGGCGCTGACCGGAAAATCCTCGGTGATCGGCACCCGTTCCGGGTCGCCGTAGACCGTGGCCGAGGAGCTGAATATCAGGTTTTTCACCCCATGCTCCTGCATCACCTGGCAGAGAACCAGGGTCGCGGTCAGGTTGTTGTGATAATAGGCCAGGGGCATGGCCGTTGACTCACCCACTGCCTTGAGCCCGGCAAAATGGATCACCGCCTTGATATCTCCCCTGGCAAAGGCTGCGGAGAGCGCCCCCCGGTCCCGCAGATCGGCCCGGATAAAGGTAAGGGAACGGCCGGTCAGTTCCTCCACCCGGCGCAGGGACTCGGCCTGGCTGTTGACCAGGCTGTCCACCACCACCACCTGGTGGCCGGCCAGGAGCAGCTCCAGACAGGTGTGACTGCCGATGTAGCCGGCGCCGCCGGTAATCAGAACCTTCATCATCAATCCTCCGGATGAATTTGATCGGATATTGGTAACCGTTCACCAGGGGCTACAGATTTACGGAACCCACCGGCCGGTAAGCGTTGACCAGTGCCACGGATATTGTTCAATGGCATCCACGGGTTATGGTATCCCTTTGCACGGTACCCGCCATGACCCGGTTTCGCAAGCTCTCCATGGCCAAGAGAATGAAAAAACGCTATACTGCCTGCTACAATCCTTGATAACAGGAGGTCAAGACCATGCCCTATGTCAATATCCGGGTGGCCGGAAAACTGAAAAAAACGCAAAAAGAAGAGATCTGCGCCGGTGTCACCGAGGTGATCTCCCGGGTGGCCAACAAGCCGCCGGAGTCCATCCTCATCTTCATCGACGAGGTGGAGCACGAAAATATCGCCACTGCCGGCAAACTCCTGCAAAAACCATCCTCCTAGCGACTTCCCATGTCCGAAGCCACTGCGCAACGCCTTGCCGAGTTACGGGACCAGCTCAACTTCCACGCCCACCGCTACTACGTGCTGGACGATCCCCTGATCTCCGACGGCGAATATGACCGCCTTTTTCAGGAGTTGCTCGCCCTGGAGGCGGAGCATCCGGAGCTGGTCACCCCGGATTCGCCCAGCCAGCGGGTGGGGGGAGAGCCGCGGCCCGAGTTCCGCACCGTAACCCGCGCCATTCCCATGCTCAGCCTGGACAACGCCTTTTCCGCCGCGGATCTGCTTAAATTTGAGGAACGGCTGCAGCGATTCCTTAACAGTGACGAGCCGTTGACCTATGTGGCTGAGCCCAAACTGGACGGGTTGGCCGTGGAACTGGTCTATGAACAGGGTCTGCTGCAAGAGGGCTCAACCCGGGGCAACGGCAGAACCGGCGAGGAGATCACCGCCAACCTGAAGACCATTCCCTCGATTCCGCTCCGCCTCATTTCCAGACCCGGACAAATTATCCCGGCAAGGCTGGCGGTGCGGGGCGAGGTCTTTCTCTCCGTGGCCGGATTCTCCGCCTTGAACGCCCAGCGCCGGGAAAAGGGCGAGCCCCTGTTCGCCAATCCCAGGAATGCGGCGGCCGGCTCCCTGCGCCAGCTTGATTCCAGGATCACGGCCCAGCGGCCCCTGGACTTTTTCGGCTATGGGGTGGCGGACAGCAGCGAACTTGCCTGCGCCGGCCAGGGCGAACTGCTCGCCGCCCTGGCCGCCATGGGGTTCAAG harbors:
- a CDS encoding cold-shock protein, which produces MAEGTVKWFNDAKGFGFIEQDGGNDVFVHHSAIQSDGFKSLQEGARVTFDIVDGPKGPAAANVVQQ
- a CDS encoding RNA-binding protein translates to MKLYVGNLIYTMTDSELGTLFSSHGAVVSARIINNYFTRQSKCFGYVKMLNREDGCNALKTLHGKRVNDRHLVVKEARPRDERQGQGW
- a CDS encoding nitrous oxide-stimulated promoter family protein, which encodes MSRIHPRIQRERKTVAAMIAIYCRDHHRTGPGLCEECRKLLEYARLRLAHCPFQENKTSCGNCPVHCYQPKMRERIREVMRYSGPRMIRRHPLLALGHLLDGLRKKPGSGKVKKRRVR
- a CDS encoding glycosyltransferase; amino-acid sequence: MGLYIQMHSMHGLFRSENLELGRDEDTGGQIIYVRYLAAQLAKLEAVDKVDIIVRRIMDPQYPGYDQVIEPVADKVNIVRIECGPARYLMKVELWPYLDEFIANCRKYIDRIGRKPDILHSNYADSGLVCARLSRELGIPQVHTAHSLGKPKMSRIGVNDANFADMDKEYHFSERLKAEQEAIDTAAAIVVSTDEERLCQYNMYQINIEDPRFHVIPPGVNLEKFYPNGLENEWDPGARVRLNRLLADELAEPDKPMVFTISRLEYRKNLISLVKAYAFNKELRELANLVMVAGTLGKMGKNERVLMEEIMDMVARYELGPRFCIIRHLEYKTEGGEIYRIVYDSKGVFVNPAFHEPFGITILEAGATGLPVVVTNNGGPVEIIRNCKCGLLVDPRDTTAIGDACCRLLTDRRLWNRFSENGAQLIKKFYSWETTAQRELALFQELDKGMGRGQGDRT
- a CDS encoding HAD family hydrolase; its protein translation is MKKNTLLASDMDGTVIPLDDQPKRASEIERFTRLLQRHENVGLAYVTGRHLQLALAGVERYRLPRPDILVCDVGTSIYFYRENRWQPDQGFRAELKKSWHGLTGRDIGRLLVDIPLLTVQEPERQKEFKQSYYLARTEEQRRVIDGIRERLAESGVKANIIYSVDSGKNIGLVDVLPESAAKDYALGYLRQVLGLARERVVYAGDSGNDLPAFVSGFNAIVVNNTAEPVKAEARRLARQKGIEARIFFASADFVNGVMEGCFHFQLFTEQGE
- a CDS encoding ankyrin repeat domain-containing protein encodes the protein MSVSSREEMKEQGEQSLLDDFRRAVEEGSVEQVEELLDQGVALDVDFGGGVTPLHIACQEGQADVVRALLARGGDLNAATVAGWTLFHIVALTGNEEIARLLLEHGKVPDLVTVQGHTPVELARLHRRKEVLDLFASPPAKGWRFWK
- the mtaB gene encoding tRNA (N(6)-L-threonylcarbamoyladenosine(37)-C(2))-methylthiotransferase MtaB, with protein sequence MKKGTKTVAVATLGCKVNQFESASFLSDFVEQGLEQVPFSQAADIYVINTCAVTAKAAAQSRQMIRRAQRANPSAKIVVTGCYAQVEPDTIREITRGDCSCLVANHQKHHLVATALNQTAPDFDPEIGREKEISPLRVKRFAGRSRPFLKIQDGCNNFCSYCIVPHARGRSRSLAPEAVLAQARQFVAAGYREMVVTGIHVGAYGRDLCPRVSLTGILEQLARATPGIRYRISSLEPSEISTELLRLMAETPALMDHLHIPLQSGDDIILKQMRRCYSTREFKEIVLAVRQALPAAAIGVDLLTGFPGEDEQAFYNTCELIDQLPVTYLHVFPYSRRPSTPAATMAGQVGKATRDERVAVLRQLGEKKKIAFYRSQLGTLHQVLVEGGRHRPGLLKGFSGNYIPVTIKGPAPAANQVLTVRLEKLLDDGTVLGTTFI
- a CDS encoding CinA family nicotinamide mononucleotide deamidase-related protein, coding for MIGEIIAIGDELTSGRVLNTNSRFAAGQLFAAGHEIKAMTTVRDTAAEIGEVLKRALRRSDFVIVTGGLGATSDDRTTEAVADVLDRPTTLYPEILKKISNSLKQRNGPEPQTLEKLAWLPEGAEVLKPEARMAGYLLVHDRKPIFFLPGVPHEMRELMADRVLPRLALMAGKTACAVRQRIYKLFGLPEIEINRRLRELEKSDPRVRLGYYPEFPEVHLSLTVMADRAGEADSLFARFSQEIEACLREHIFARDGETMEAVVGGLLLDRNLTLALAESCSGGLIAHKITSIAGSSGYFPGGVVAYSNDLKESLLGVDPVILVEQGAVSDACARAMAAGIRQRTRAGLGLAVTGIAGPSGGSADKPVGTVFFGLSDQEDSRAFRFHFSGNRRQIQEHTAVTGLDIVRRYLLGLPLTSVRPEMSNFVQDQGSR